The genomic segment TCAGTCATGGGAATCTTAACCACGATATTCTTGTGCATTCCAGCAAGTTCACGAGCTTCTTTTAACATTCCATCCCGATCAAGCGCAATGACTTCAGCACTAATGGGTCCATCAACGACTTGCACAACTTCTTGAAGTAAAGTATGAAAATCTTTTCCTTCTTTGGCAACCAAGCTAGGATTTGTAGTGACTCCAGCGATAACCCCCATGTTCCATGCTTGATTGATTTCCTCTAGGTTAGCAGAATCTAGGAAAAATTGCATGAGCAGTCCATCCTCCTATTTAAGCCTTTCCTCTGTTATGCCTTACCACTGCTGCCAAAAATCTGAATCTTCCCTCTAATAATGGCGATCGTCGCTTCCCGAGCTGGCCCAAGCATTTTACGTGGGTCAATCTCGTTCGGATTCTGCTCCATCACTTGACGTGCTGCAGCCACAAACGCTTCACGAATATTCGTATCAATATTAACCTTACAAACGCCTAAAGAAATCGCTTCACGAATTGCTTCTTCCGGAACACCTGAAGAACCATGAAGAACAATCGGAGTATCCACTCGTTTCCTAATTTCTTTCAAACGTTCAAAATCAAGTTTAGGTACTCCTTTATATTGCCCATGTGCCGTTCCAATGGCAATAGCCAAAGCATCCACTTTTGCTTCTCTTACAAAGCGTTCTGCATCACTGGGGTCTGTGAAGAGTGTATCACGCTCACTCACCGAAATATCATCCTCAGTTCCCCCGATTTTTCCAAGTTCTGCTTCAACAGAAACTCCAATCGAATGAGCTACTTCAATCACTTTGTTGGTCAAAGCAATGTTCTCTTCGAGTGGAAGTTTAGAACCATCAATCATGACCGAACTAAAACCATTACGAACGCATTGCACCACTTGAGCAAAGCTTGTTCCATGATCGAGATGCAAAGCAACCGGAACGCTCGCCTTTTCAGCTGCTAACTGGGTTAAGGTCGAGATATACTCAATTCCTGCATATTTAATTGCACCTTGGCTCGCCTGAATAATAACAGGTGATTTTTCCGCCTCAGCTGCTGCCACAATCGCTTGAACAATCTCCATATTATTACAGTTGAAAGCACCTACTGCATAATGTCCTTGCTGTGCTTTCTTCAGAAGTTCCGTCATAGGAACCAAACTCATAATATTATTCCTCCTCATTCGTCTTTGCAAGTTGATGCGCTCGCTGGGGACGATTAATTAACCATGTTTTATTTTCTTCTAATTTAAGCGATCTCATGCCTTCAAAAATACTTATATTTTCATTGCAATCTCCGTAGATTATGCCCACTGCTTCACACTCTTCACAATAAAGTTCGACTCGGTCCGGCAATAACTCGAAAGACAGATGCTTATTCCCGCAACCGCACTCCAAAGACCCGTCCTTAGCCAAATCATGAAGGTGATCTAAAAGTCTTAACATGACCTCCGGATTTTCGAACTCTTCTTCGTAACCCAGCTCTGCCGCTAATTCTCCAATCGATTTCTCTCGTTCATGACAAGCCTGGGTCACTTTTTGCTTCGGCCCAATAAAACCCGCCGAAGCTTCAACCTCTAGACAGATCAGAGGCAATGCTGCTTTTCCCCAAATCGCACCGCGTTTTAATCGCAAATAGTGCACCCCACCACAAAATGCACAATGAAAAGATACGTTAAAATGCTGATGATCACGGCTCGCTACCGATAATAACAGTTCACCACAATGGCAATATAAATTTTCTCGCCCTTTGCCTGCGAATGCAAAAAGAGAAAGGGCATGAAACTCTAGTTCACCACATTTTGGGCATTGGATGGCCACTGACGTATGAGTCGTCAGGATCATAATTCCCACCTCTTTCTACATGAACTATACTTCGGCATATCTCGGTGTTTTCCTGCATTACTTTAGTCAAAAAAATTAAAGAGCCTTCCAGCGGAAGGCCCTAAATTTTTACTTATCAGCTCGATAAAAGAATTAGCTAGCCGAAGAATCTTTTTCTTGCTTATTCGCTAATATTTCGCGCACATGATCTCTAAGTTCAAACAGGTCAAACGGTTTACTCATATAATGAAGAACTCCTAGCTCACGAGCTTGCTCCATATTTTGAGCATCTCCATAGGCAGTCATCATAATGACACCGACTTCCGTGTTGAACGTTCGGATCTGTCGAAGAGTATCAATTCCATTCATCCCAGGCATCTTCATATCCATCAAGATCAGATCGGGTCTAAAATTTTCTAGACTCTTGAGTGCCTCTTTACCGTTGGCCGCCATTACTACTTCATGCTGTTCTTCACGAAACGTTTCATAAAGTAGCCTTCTAACCCCCAGCTGGTCATCAACAACCAGAATATTAGCCAATCTCCTCACCCTTTCACTCAAGATCATAATTAGAATATTCTGGATCGATTGGTAAAAACCCTTCTTTTATTTCTCTTTTTGTAAAAATTCTTTTATCTTTTCGATAGATTCGGGGAATACGAGCGTTGGCTAATGTTCTCCTCAAAGGAATAATGACCTCATCCCCGACCTGGCAGGGACGATCACCGACATCCAAAATCGTCAATTGCATTCCTACTTTTCCTGCAACAGGTACAGTATGACCTTCCAACGTTGCGTTTTCTCCCCCTAAATAAACTCCAAAGAGAGCTAAAAAATTTTTAATCACAATTTTAATAAAATCCATCAGACCTTGAGGTATCATATGAGGTATCAACCCAAATCCATCAGCATACCCAACAGGAATAACCGCAAGCTGTGTCTCTTTCTTCGTTCGGTAAATACTTTGGTACCCTACAAAAGTTCCTTTAGGCACTTTCCGAAGATGAACAATCCGAGCCTTAGCAAGCCAAGGATCTTTAAGATTCAGCTTACCCGCAAATCCTGTTGAAGGAACATGCCCAATCAGAAGCGTGCCTATTCTCACAAAATCATGATGCCATTCCGGATAATCCAAAAAAGCAGCACTATTGCAGACATGTTTTAATAGCCCGCTTATTCCCATTTCCTCTAACCGGTTCACGCCTCTTTGAAAACGAGTGTATTGTTCTTGCGAATAGGTGCGATCTCTTTGCGCGCCACGAGCAAAATGCGTAAAGATTCCTACAGGTTTAACCCATGAGCATTCTCCAAGCGCTTGAGCCAAATCCTCTAAGTTTTCATAAAAGAAGCCCGTCCGTCCCATACCTGTCTCCAACTTAATATGAACTAAGGCAGTCTTCCCTAGGCTCTGAGCGCTCTGCTCCAAATCTCCAATCTGTCCTAAACTAGAGAGAGTTAATAGCAGATCAGCTTGTAAAGATTCGGTAAATTCGTCCTTTAGCACTGGACCTAGGACAAGAATTTGGCCCTTAATTCCATGCTCACGTAAAATAACTCCTTCAGCAACCGTAGTCACTGCAAACGATTCGCAACCTGCTTCTTGGAGAACACGAGCAACCTCTACAGCCCCCATCCCATACGCATCTGCTTTCACAACGGCCATCAGTCGGCTTTGAGGTTGAAGTTGACTTACAATTTCCTGATAATTATTTAAAATGGCATCTAAATCAATCTCAATCCAAGTCCCACTCAATCCTCTACACCTTCCTTACTGACTGCTCTGGCTTTTCCCAATATGCCGTATTTTACCGATAATCCCCTTCACGACATCCGAATAGACCGGTTCGAAATGGGTCCAAAGGTAATAAACCAAGGGACGATAGACTAAGTCCCATTCGCCAATGAACTCTGTGAATTCACCGTTGAAGCCTTTCTTGAAACGGTAAAGTCCGTAAAGCGGGTTATCTTCCGTCAATTTCCCTGGGACGCCTCGGAAATCATACATAGTACAGCCCTTGGATTTAGCCCAACGGATCATTTCCCATTGAATCAGATAGTTCGGCATAACATTCCTGTGTTCATTAGAGGAAGCACCATATAAGTACCATGCTTTATCACCAATAATCAGAGCTAGTGTTCCAGAGATAATCTCACCCTCATACTCTGCTAGAAAAATTTCGGCTAAACCCGCTGGATGAAGTAGCTCATACATGTCCTCAAAGTAACTATAAGCACGAACAAGGAAGTGATCTCGTTCTGTCGTTTCTTTAAGAACTTGATAAAACGCGGGGAGCTCTTCCTTTGTCCCGACCCGAATCG from the Desulfitobacterium metallireducens DSM 15288 genome contains:
- a CDS encoding class II fructose-1,6-bisphosphate aldolase, with the translated sequence MSLVPMTELLKKAQQGHYAVGAFNCNNMEIVQAIVAAAEAEKSPVIIQASQGAIKYAGIEYISTLTQLAAEKASVPVALHLDHGTSFAQVVQCVRNGFSSVMIDGSKLPLEENIALTNKVIEVAHSIGVSVEAELGKIGGTEDDISVSERDTLFTDPSDAERFVREAKVDALAIAIGTAHGQYKGVPKLDFERLKEIRKRVDTPIVLHGSSGVPEEAIREAISLGVCKVNIDTNIREAFVAAARQVMEQNPNEIDPRKMLGPAREATIAIIRGKIQIFGSSGKA
- a CDS encoding response regulator, whose translation is MILSERVRRLANILVVDDQLGVRRLLYETFREEQHEVVMAANGKEALKSLENFRPDLILMDMKMPGMNGIDTLRQIRTFNTEVGVIMMTAYGDAQNMEQARELGVLHYMSKPFDLFELRDHVREILANKQEKDSSAS
- the alr gene encoding alanine racemase, with the protein product MSGTWIEIDLDAILNNYQEIVSQLQPQSRLMAVVKADAYGMGAVEVARVLQEAGCESFAVTTVAEGVILREHGIKGQILVLGPVLKDEFTESLQADLLLTLSSLGQIGDLEQSAQSLGKTALVHIKLETGMGRTGFFYENLEDLAQALGECSWVKPVGIFTHFARGAQRDRTYSQEQYTRFQRGVNRLEEMGISGLLKHVCNSAAFLDYPEWHHDFVRIGTLLIGHVPSTGFAGKLNLKDPWLAKARIVHLRKVPKGTFVGYQSIYRTKKETQLAVIPVGYADGFGLIPHMIPQGLMDFIKIVIKNFLALFGVYLGGENATLEGHTVPVAGKVGMQLTILDVGDRPCQVGDEVIIPLRRTLANARIPRIYRKDKRIFTKREIKEGFLPIDPEYSNYDLE
- a CDS encoding lipid II:glycine glycyltransferase FemX, with the protein product MPYTARWIDEIEKNRFNEFMARHPKGHVLQTWEWGELKSRTGWHPWRLILEENGEIVAAVSILERKLPVVGIPIFYASRGPVLSWQDEKLFDALLAEVKSLAKKRGAIFLKVDPDVPSSEQELENYLRSCGFQSAETGKGFEGVQPKYVFRLDISPDEETLLKQMHQKTRYNVRLAQKKGVTIRVGTKEELPAFYQVLKETTERDHFLVRAYSYFEDMYELLHPAGLAEIFLAEYEGEIISGTLALIIGDKAWYLYGASSNEHRNVMPNYLIQWEMIRWAKSKGCTMYDFRGVPGKLTEDNPLYGLYRFKKGFNGEFTEFIGEWDLVYRPLVYYLWTHFEPVYSDVVKGIIGKIRHIGKSQSSQ